A stretch of the Pan troglodytes isolate AG18354 chromosome 20, NHGRI_mPanTro3-v2.0_pri, whole genome shotgun sequence genome encodes the following:
- the CEACAM20 gene encoding carcinoembryonic antigen-related cell adhesion molecule 20 isoform X1, with the protein MASELPVLLKTLAGQPPTHLSLPECLLSPLVASLCTVWSPPAAAQLTLNANPLDATQSEDVVLPVFGTPRTPQIHGRSRELAKPSIAVSPGTAIEQKDMATFYCITKDVNITIHWVSNNLSVVFHERMQLSKDGKILTILIVQREDSGTYQCEARDALLSQSSDPIFLDVKYGPDPVEIKLESGVASGEVVEVMEGSSVTFLAETKSHPPCAYTWFLLDSILSHTTRTFTIHAVSREHEGLYRCLVSNSATHLSSLGTLKVRVLETLTMPQVVPSSLNLVENARSVDLTCQTVNQSVNVQWFLSGQPLLPSEHLQLSADNRTLIIHGLQRNDTGPYACEVWNWGSRARSEPLELTINYGPDQVHITRESASEMISTIEAELNSSLTLQCWAESKPGAEYRWTLEHSTGEHLGEQLIIRALTWEHDGIYNCTASNSLTGLARSASVLVKVVGPQSSSLSSGAIAGIVIGILAVIAVASELGYFLYIRNARRPSRKTTEDPSHETSQPIPKEEHPTEPSSESLSPEYCNISQLQGRIRVELMRPSDLPEETYETKLPSASRGGNSFSPWKPPPKPLMPPFRLVSTVPKNMESIYEELVNPEPNTYIQINPSV; encoded by the exons ATGGCCTCAGAGCTCCCTGTGCTTCTGAAGACCTTAGCCGGGCAACCCCCAACACACCTCTCCCTCCCTGAATGCCTCCTCTCTCCCCTTGTAGCCTCACTTTGTACCGTATGGAGTCCTCCAGCTGCAGCCCAGCTCACCCTCAATGCCAACCCACTTGATGCCACCCAAAGTGAGGATGTTGTTCTGCCTGTGTTTGGGACCCCCAGGACACCCCAGATTCATGGCAGATCCAGAG AGCTGGCCAAGCCTTCCATTGCAGTCAGCCCAGGCACTGCCATAGAGCAGAAGGACATGGCGACCTTCTACTGCATCACCAAGGACGTCAACATTACCATCCACTGGGTTTCCAACAACCTCTCCGTTGTGTTCCATGAGCGCATGCAGCTGTCCAAGGATGGCAAGATCCTCACCATCCTCATTGTCCAGCGGGAGGACTCAGGGACTTACCAATGTGAAGCTCGAGATGCCCTTCTGAGCCAGAGCAGCGACCCCATCTTCCTGGATGTGAAGT ATGGTCCTGATCCTGTTGAAATCAAATTGGAGTCTGGTGTTGCCAGTGGGGAGGTGGTTGAGGTGATGGAGGGCTCCAGCGTGACCTTCTTGGCGGAAACAAAGTCTCACCCACCCTGTGCCTATACTTGGTTTCTCCTTGACTCCATTCTGTCTCACACCACGAGAACATTCACCATCCATGCTGTGTCCAGAGAACATGAGGGCCTGTACAGGTGCTTGGTGTCCAACAGTGCCACCCACCTGTCCAGCCTGGGTACTCTGAAGGTCCGAGTACTTG AAACACTGACCATGCCTCAAGTTGTGCCTTCAAGCCTGAACCTTGTGGAGAATGCTAGGTCTGTGGACCTGACCTGCCAAACCGTCAATCAGAGTGTGAATGTCCAGTGGTTCCTAAGTGGCCAGCCCCTCCTGCCCAGTGAGCACCTGCAGCTGTCAGCTGACAACAGGACCCTAATCATCCATGGCCTCCAGCGGAATGACACAGGGCCCTATGCCTGTGAGGTCTGGAACTGGGGCAGCCGGGCCCGGAGTGAGCCCCTTGAGCTGACCATCAACT ATGGTCCTGACCAAGTGCACATCACCAGGGAGTCAGCATCTGAGATGATCAGCACCATAGAGGCAGAGCTCAACTCCAGCCTGACCCTGCAGTGTTGGGCCGAGTCCAAGCCAGGCGCCGAGTATCGCTGGACTCTTGAACACTCCACCGGGGAGCACCTGGGTGAGCAGCTGATCATCAGGGCTCTGACCTGGGAACACGACGGGATCTACAACTGCACAGCCTCCAACTCTCTCACTGGCCTGGCCCGCTCCGCTTCAGTCCTGGTCAAGGTGGTAG GTCCCCAGTCCTCCTCCCTGTCCTCAGGGGCCATCGCTGGTATTGTCATCGGGATCCTGGCTGTCATTGCTGTGGCCTCAGAACTGGGCTATTTTCTCTACATCAGAAATGCCAGACG GCCCTCAAGGAAAACAACAGAGGACCCCAGTCATGAGACCTCACAACCCATCCCGAAGGAGGAGCACCCCACAGAGCCCAGTTCCG AAAGCCTGAGTCCTGAGTATTGCAATATATCCCAGCTTCAGGGACGGATCAGAGTCGAACTG ATGCGACCATCAGACCTTCCAGAGGAGACCTATGAG ACGAAGCTGCCTTCAGCAAGCCGTGGAGGCAATTCTTTCAGCCCCTGGAAGCCACCACCCAAACCTCTGATGCCCCCATTCAGATTGGTCTCCACTGTGCCAAAAAACATGGAGTCAATCTATGAG
- the CEACAM20 gene encoding carcinoembryonic antigen-related cell adhesion molecule 20 isoform X2 yields MGPADSWGHHWMGILLSASLCTVWSPPAAAQLTLNANPLDATQSEDVVLPVFGTPRTPQIHGRSRELAKPSIAVSPGTAIEQKDMATFYCITKDVNITIHWVSNNLSVVFHERMQLSKDGKILTILIVQREDSGTYQCEARDALLSQSSDPIFLDVKYGPDPVEIKLESGVASGEVVEVMEGSSVTFLAETKSHPPCAYTWFLLDSILSHTTRTFTIHAVSREHEGLYRCLVSNSATHLSSLGTLKVRVLETLTMPQVVPSSLNLVENARSVDLTCQTVNQSVNVQWFLSGQPLLPSEHLQLSADNRTLIIHGLQRNDTGPYACEVWNWGSRARSEPLELTINYGPDQVHITRESASEMISTIEAELNSSLTLQCWAESKPGAEYRWTLEHSTGEHLGEQLIIRALTWEHDGIYNCTASNSLTGLARSASVLVKVVGPQSSSLSSGAIAGIVIGILAVIAVASELGYFLYIRNARRPSRKTTEDPSHETSQPIPKEEHPTEPSSESLSPEYCNISQLQGRIRVELMRPSDLPEETYETKLPSASRGGNSFSPWKPPPKPLMPPFRLVSTVPKNMESIYEELVNPEPNTYIQINPSV; encoded by the exons ATGGGGCCTGCTGACTCATGGGGACACCACTGGATGGGAATCCTGCTCTCAG CCTCACTTTGTACCGTATGGAGTCCTCCAGCTGCAGCCCAGCTCACCCTCAATGCCAACCCACTTGATGCCACCCAAAGTGAGGATGTTGTTCTGCCTGTGTTTGGGACCCCCAGGACACCCCAGATTCATGGCAGATCCAGAG AGCTGGCCAAGCCTTCCATTGCAGTCAGCCCAGGCACTGCCATAGAGCAGAAGGACATGGCGACCTTCTACTGCATCACCAAGGACGTCAACATTACCATCCACTGGGTTTCCAACAACCTCTCCGTTGTGTTCCATGAGCGCATGCAGCTGTCCAAGGATGGCAAGATCCTCACCATCCTCATTGTCCAGCGGGAGGACTCAGGGACTTACCAATGTGAAGCTCGAGATGCCCTTCTGAGCCAGAGCAGCGACCCCATCTTCCTGGATGTGAAGT ATGGTCCTGATCCTGTTGAAATCAAATTGGAGTCTGGTGTTGCCAGTGGGGAGGTGGTTGAGGTGATGGAGGGCTCCAGCGTGACCTTCTTGGCGGAAACAAAGTCTCACCCACCCTGTGCCTATACTTGGTTTCTCCTTGACTCCATTCTGTCTCACACCACGAGAACATTCACCATCCATGCTGTGTCCAGAGAACATGAGGGCCTGTACAGGTGCTTGGTGTCCAACAGTGCCACCCACCTGTCCAGCCTGGGTACTCTGAAGGTCCGAGTACTTG AAACACTGACCATGCCTCAAGTTGTGCCTTCAAGCCTGAACCTTGTGGAGAATGCTAGGTCTGTGGACCTGACCTGCCAAACCGTCAATCAGAGTGTGAATGTCCAGTGGTTCCTAAGTGGCCAGCCCCTCCTGCCCAGTGAGCACCTGCAGCTGTCAGCTGACAACAGGACCCTAATCATCCATGGCCTCCAGCGGAATGACACAGGGCCCTATGCCTGTGAGGTCTGGAACTGGGGCAGCCGGGCCCGGAGTGAGCCCCTTGAGCTGACCATCAACT ATGGTCCTGACCAAGTGCACATCACCAGGGAGTCAGCATCTGAGATGATCAGCACCATAGAGGCAGAGCTCAACTCCAGCCTGACCCTGCAGTGTTGGGCCGAGTCCAAGCCAGGCGCCGAGTATCGCTGGACTCTTGAACACTCCACCGGGGAGCACCTGGGTGAGCAGCTGATCATCAGGGCTCTGACCTGGGAACACGACGGGATCTACAACTGCACAGCCTCCAACTCTCTCACTGGCCTGGCCCGCTCCGCTTCAGTCCTGGTCAAGGTGGTAG GTCCCCAGTCCTCCTCCCTGTCCTCAGGGGCCATCGCTGGTATTGTCATCGGGATCCTGGCTGTCATTGCTGTGGCCTCAGAACTGGGCTATTTTCTCTACATCAGAAATGCCAGACG GCCCTCAAGGAAAACAACAGAGGACCCCAGTCATGAGACCTCACAACCCATCCCGAAGGAGGAGCACCCCACAGAGCCCAGTTCCG AAAGCCTGAGTCCTGAGTATTGCAATATATCCCAGCTTCAGGGACGGATCAGAGTCGAACTG ATGCGACCATCAGACCTTCCAGAGGAGACCTATGAG ACGAAGCTGCCTTCAGCAAGCCGTGGAGGCAATTCTTTCAGCCCCTGGAAGCCACCACCCAAACCTCTGATGCCCCCATTCAGATTGGTCTCCACTGTGCCAAAAAACATGGAGTCAATCTATGAG